In Glaciimonas sp. PCH181, a single genomic region encodes these proteins:
- a CDS encoding heavy metal response regulator transcription factor: MKILIVEDELKTAEYLYKGLTEQGCTVDLAHNGIDGQHLGLQHDYDVIVLDVMLPGIDGFSVLRALRAIKHTPVIMLTARDSIEDRIKGLHDGADDYLIKPFSFLELLARLQALARRGRTQEPSQLRIGNLQIDLLSRKAYRTNSEDGSNTRIDLTAKEFSLLVVLARRQGEILSKTAIAELVWDMNFDSNTNVVEVAIKRLRTKMDIPFTPKLLHTIRGMGYVLELRKDEKTE, encoded by the coding sequence ATGAAAATCCTGATAGTCGAAGATGAATTGAAGACCGCCGAGTACCTTTATAAAGGCTTGACTGAGCAAGGCTGCACAGTTGACCTGGCACATAACGGTATCGACGGTCAGCACTTGGGATTGCAGCATGATTACGATGTGATCGTGCTCGATGTCATGCTGCCCGGGATTGACGGATTTTCTGTATTACGCGCATTGCGCGCCATTAAACACACACCGGTCATCATGCTGACCGCCCGCGATAGCATCGAAGATCGCATCAAGGGTTTGCATGATGGCGCGGACGATTATCTGATCAAGCCATTTTCGTTTCTCGAACTTCTGGCACGCTTGCAAGCATTGGCGCGCCGCGGCAGAACGCAAGAACCCAGTCAACTCCGGATCGGCAATCTGCAAATCGATCTGCTCAGCCGCAAGGCTTATCGCACGAATAGCGAGGATGGCAGCAATACCCGCATCGATCTGACAGCCAAAGAATTTTCTTTATTGGTGGTGTTAGCGCGGCGGCAAGGTGAAATTCTGTCAAAGACAGCGATTGCCGAGTTGGTCTGGGATATGAATTTCGACAGTAATACGAATGTCGTCGAAGTTGCCATTAAACGGTTGCGGACCAAGATGGATATTCCATTCACGCCGAAATTACTGCATACCATACGCGGTATGGGTTACGTGTTGGAACTGCGCAAGGATGAGAAAACCGAATGA
- a CDS encoding heavy metal sensor histidine kinase: protein MKRSITVRLVTMFAAAALLIFSMIGMSLYSVVQRELERHQQEELHTLFQDIQYMIQHNGSAERWPRVRAKLDALTPTDGSKHFWILSDDSRFQFGQGLAEIDNLERDPDGSGTILLRKREYPLRTMTKTIAALDERPPVRLIVGIDLEPYFHTLHAFVIALLSLSLVGIALVMLLGYWIARVGLRPLKQLSIEAQGFSPKALSQRLQVARLPDELSDLATTFNGALDRIENAYKQLEGFNADVAHELRTPLANIIGTTQVALSRERNAGEFQEVLQSNLEDLERVRSIINDMLFLARADQGEPATGLIVASIALQVSKTVEFFEFILDDGGMTVSIGGDVGVEAPIETALFRRAISNLLQNAIQHSGVGAEIIVTITRQENAIQIAVSNPGEPIPEAHLNRLFDRFYRVDAARHDQGLQHGYGLGLAIVRAVANMHGGGVFASCEDGMTTIGFSVKVA from the coding sequence ATGAAGCGTTCCATCACAGTGCGTTTGGTGACGATGTTTGCAGCGGCCGCTTTATTGATTTTTTCGATGATCGGTATGTCGCTGTATAGCGTTGTCCAAAGAGAACTGGAACGACATCAACAGGAAGAATTGCATACCCTGTTTCAGGATATTCAATACATGATTCAGCATAACGGCAGCGCCGAGCGCTGGCCACGAGTGCGAGCAAAACTGGATGCCTTGACGCCAACCGATGGCAGTAAACACTTCTGGATACTCAGCGATGATTCACGCTTTCAGTTTGGGCAGGGGCTTGCCGAAATTGATAATCTGGAGCGCGATCCCGATGGCTCGGGAACTATTCTGTTACGCAAACGCGAATATCCATTGCGAACGATGACGAAAACTATCGCGGCCCTGGATGAAAGGCCGCCGGTACGATTGATCGTCGGTATCGATTTGGAGCCGTATTTTCATACGCTGCACGCGTTTGTAATTGCGTTGCTTAGTTTATCGTTGGTCGGCATTGCCTTGGTCATGCTGCTGGGTTATTGGATTGCGCGGGTTGGTTTACGGCCATTGAAACAGCTTTCTATTGAGGCACAGGGATTTAGTCCGAAAGCGCTTTCGCAACGTTTGCAAGTTGCGCGCCTGCCGGATGAGTTGTCTGATTTGGCGACGACTTTCAACGGGGCGTTGGATCGGATAGAAAACGCGTACAAACAACTCGAAGGATTTAATGCGGACGTGGCGCACGAACTGCGCACGCCGTTGGCAAATATCATCGGGACGACGCAGGTTGCGTTATCGCGAGAACGCAATGCGGGGGAGTTTCAGGAGGTTCTGCAATCGAATCTTGAGGATCTGGAGCGGGTGCGCTCGATCATTAACGACATGTTGTTTCTGGCGCGCGCGGATCAGGGCGAACCGGCCACTGGATTGATTGTGGCGTCAATTGCGTTACAGGTCAGTAAGACTGTGGAATTTTTTGAGTTCATTCTTGATGATGGCGGTATGACTGTCAGCATTGGGGGGGATGTTGGCGTTGAAGCGCCTATCGAAACTGCGTTGTTTCGCCGGGCTATCAGTAATCTTTTGCAGAATGCGATTCAACATTCGGGTGTTGGTGCGGAGATTATTGTGACTATTACGCGGCAGGAAAATGCGATTCAGATTGCGGTGTCTAATCCCGGCGAGCCGATTCCTGAAGCGCATTTAAATCGATTATTTGACCGGTTTTATCGGGTTGATGCTGCGCGCCACGATCAGGGGTTGCAGCATGGGTATGGGTTGGGATTGGCTATTGTGAGAGCAGTCGCCAATATGCATGGCGGGGGAGTGTTTGCTTCTTGTGAGGATGGAATGACTACTATTGGATTTAGTGTGAAGGTGGCGTGA
- a CDS encoding efflux RND transporter permease subunit has product MNISELCIRRPIMTVLLSVAIVVLGIFSYSKLPIAALPSYNTPVINVSGSLPGASPEIMAASVATPLEKQFSTIPGLATISSTNTLGSTSITLEFNSDRDIDAAAVDVQAALLRAQRNLPIEMTSLPAYRKVNPADAPVLLLGLTSPSISLAELDDYAENLISPSLSTIAGVAQVAVYGQRRYAVRVKARPDQLAARNMTMDELAAAIKAANANSPVGVLDGPRQSLTIQANKQLANAAAFSNLVIKSQDGSSMRLKDVADVEDSVETTKSGSWVNGEPSIILAVQRQPDANTVAVVDAVKATLPQFKSQMPASINVHVLNDRSVSIRDAIADVKHTLVLTVVLVIMVIFLFLKRLSATAIPVLSLPISLIGCCALMLWLGYSLDNISLLAITIAVGLVVDDAIVMLENIVRYVEQGMEPMAAALKGSKEVGFTIMSISISLVAVFIPIFFMPGVIGLMFHEFAAVVSLAIMVSALVSLTLVPMLCSRYLKHENHVEDGWLSRKFEQGFHAVLNTYTRGLDWCLDHRRWILAGAAATFMLTGVLFATSPKGFFPTEDIGQISATVEGPQDISYPAMVTMVRNAAEIVGKDPNVESVTSRVSGSNSNSGSMFIGLKARKDRQTMDQVLEGLRGKLRGVAGMSAYLTPVQNLRLGGRSSKSRYQYTLQSVRADELNSWADRIQEKMRADTMFRDVTSDSQMNGLQASIDIDRDRANDAGVQIDDIRTALYSAYGDRQVSTIFTSSNSYQVILQSNNSGHQDEEDLNKIYLRSKTGALVPLLSVATVKREPTAISVNHQGQLQAITISFNLAPDVPLGNASQKIDQIKAELDLPASIIASYGGDAAVFQSSQSSQVALLVLAVAVIYILLGVLYESYIHPLTILAGLPSAAIGALLALRIFGFELTLIATIGILMLIGIVKKNAIMMIDFALDAQRNQGMTPVEAIRTACILRFRPIMMTTLAALMGAIPIALGLGAGAELRQPLGVAIVGGLLVSQVITLFITPVIYLLLDRYSGTGPLVFAGDSIPVGELGISREAQPVVSQTR; this is encoded by the coding sequence GTGAATATTTCCGAACTGTGTATCCGCCGTCCGATCATGACTGTATTGCTATCGGTAGCGATTGTGGTCTTGGGGATTTTCTCCTATTCCAAATTACCTATCGCGGCGCTGCCGAGTTACAACACCCCCGTCATTAACGTTAGTGGATCATTGCCGGGTGCCAGTCCGGAAATCATGGCCGCATCGGTCGCCACGCCGCTAGAAAAGCAGTTTTCAACGATTCCCGGACTGGCAACGATCAGCTCCACCAATACCCTCGGTAGCACCTCAATTACCCTAGAATTTAATTCAGACCGCGATATCGACGCAGCAGCCGTTGATGTGCAAGCCGCGCTATTGCGTGCGCAGCGCAATTTGCCGATCGAAATGACGTCCTTGCCCGCCTATCGCAAAGTTAATCCGGCGGATGCGCCGGTACTCTTGTTAGGACTGACTTCGCCATCCATATCATTAGCTGAGCTGGATGACTATGCCGAGAATTTGATCTCGCCATCGCTGTCGACGATTGCTGGTGTCGCGCAGGTGGCCGTCTACGGTCAGCGTCGTTATGCAGTGCGCGTGAAGGCAAGACCCGATCAATTAGCAGCACGTAATATGACCATGGATGAGTTGGCGGCAGCGATCAAAGCGGCCAATGCGAATAGTCCGGTTGGCGTATTGGATGGGCCGCGTCAAAGTTTGACGATACAGGCGAATAAACAACTCGCTAACGCCGCAGCATTCTCCAATCTGGTGATCAAAAGTCAGGATGGCTCCAGCATGCGCCTGAAGGATGTGGCGGATGTAGAAGATAGCGTCGAAACTACCAAGAGCGGCAGTTGGGTGAATGGCGAGCCTTCTATTATTTTGGCAGTCCAGCGCCAGCCGGATGCGAATACGGTTGCGGTCGTTGATGCGGTAAAAGCGACTTTACCGCAATTTAAGTCGCAAATGCCAGCCTCGATCAACGTGCATGTGTTGAACGACAGATCAGTCTCGATTCGAGATGCAATTGCCGACGTCAAGCACACATTGGTGCTGACGGTGGTGTTGGTGATTATGGTTATCTTTTTGTTTCTCAAGCGTTTATCGGCCACTGCGATACCGGTTTTATCTTTACCTATTTCATTGATTGGCTGTTGCGCATTGATGCTGTGGCTGGGATACAGCCTGGACAATATTTCATTGCTGGCGATTACGATTGCGGTCGGTTTGGTGGTGGATGACGCGATTGTGATGCTGGAAAATATTGTGCGTTACGTCGAGCAGGGTATGGAGCCGATGGCGGCAGCGCTGAAGGGATCGAAGGAAGTTGGCTTCACGATCATGTCGATTTCTATCTCGCTAGTCGCTGTTTTTATTCCGATATTTTTTATGCCGGGCGTGATTGGCTTAATGTTTCATGAGTTCGCCGCAGTCGTTTCGCTGGCGATTATGGTCTCGGCGCTGGTGTCGTTGACGTTGGTGCCTATGCTGTGCAGCCGCTATTTAAAACACGAAAATCATGTGGAAGATGGCTGGCTAAGCCGGAAATTCGAACAAGGTTTTCATGCTGTTTTGAATACATATACGCGCGGTCTTGATTGGTGCCTGGATCATCGGCGCTGGATATTGGCCGGTGCGGCTGCAACATTCATGTTGACGGGCGTGCTATTCGCGACTAGTCCCAAAGGTTTTTTTCCGACCGAAGACATCGGACAAATCAGCGCGACAGTGGAAGGGCCGCAAGATATCTCGTACCCGGCGATGGTTACCATGGTGCGTAACGCTGCTGAAATTGTTGGAAAAGATCCGAATGTCGAGAGCGTTACGTCCCGCGTCAGCGGCAGCAACAGTAATAGCGGCTCGATGTTCATTGGTTTAAAGGCGCGCAAGGACCGCCAGACGATGGATCAGGTACTAGAAGGCTTGCGCGGAAAATTGCGTGGCGTGGCCGGTATGTCGGCTTATCTGACGCCAGTACAAAATTTACGTCTGGGTGGACGCTCAAGCAAAAGTCGCTATCAATACACCTTGCAAAGCGTGCGTGCTGATGAGTTGAACAGTTGGGCGGATCGGATACAAGAAAAAATGCGCGCCGATACGATGTTTCGCGATGTGACCAGCGACTCGCAAATGAATGGATTGCAGGCCAGCATTGATATTGATCGCGATCGCGCCAATGACGCTGGCGTGCAGATTGATGACATCCGCACTGCGCTCTACAGTGCTTATGGTGACCGTCAGGTCTCTACTATTTTTACGAGTAGCAATAGTTATCAGGTCATTTTGCAGAGTAATAATTCCGGTCACCAGGATGAGGAAGACCTAAATAAAATTTACCTCCGCAGTAAAACCGGTGCGCTGGTGCCGTTGCTGAGTGTCGCGACGGTGAAACGTGAACCAACGGCTATCTCGGTGAATCATCAGGGGCAATTGCAGGCGATAACGATTTCGTTCAATCTGGCACCCGACGTGCCGCTTGGTAACGCGAGTCAAAAAATCGATCAGATTAAAGCGGAACTTGATTTACCCGCTAGCATCATTGCGAGTTACGGTGGCGATGCCGCAGTATTTCAATCTTCCCAAAGTAGTCAGGTAGCTTTGCTGGTATTGGCGGTGGCGGTGATTTATATTTTGCTTGGCGTGTTATACGAAAGTTATATTCATCCGTTGACGATTTTGGCGGGCTTGCCATCTGCGGCGATTGGGGCGTTACTGGCGTTACGGATTTTTGGTTTTGAGTTGACATTGATTGCGACGATTGGGATTTTGATGCTGATCGGGATCGTCAAGAAAAACGCGATTATGATGATCGATTTCGCGCTTGATGCGCAGCGTAATCAGGGGATGACACCGGTAGAAGCGATTCGTACTGCGTGTATTTTACGTTTCCGCCCGATCATGATGACTACGCTGGCAGCCTTGATGGGCGCGATTCCGATTGCATTGGGGTTGGGGGCCGGGGCAGAATTGCGGCAGCCGTTGGGTGTGGCAATCGTTGGTGGTTTGCTGGTATCGCAGGTAATAACTTTATTCATTACTCCGGTAATTTATTTGTTATTGGATCGCTATAGTGGTACTGGGCCATTGGTGTTTGCTGGCGATAGTATTCCGGTTGGAGAGTTGGGAATATCGCGGGAAGCGCAGCCGGTAGTATCACAAACACGTTAA
- a CDS encoding efflux RND transporter periplasmic adaptor subunit, whose product MRVSYKYSLIFAALVILGLAGYFGFGGKFGKSASINEQIAQIVRTSRAEQKTVPITVSANGYVTAINTVDVRPQIQNVVQQVHVREGQDVKANQLLFTLDARTDNSGVDKARAQLATDKAMLVDAEMALKRNQELLAQKFVSQAVVDSAQNKVNSLLSVVVADQAVVQSSSIALSFNKINASISGRIGAISVHPGSLAQPSGVPMVTISQLDPIAVSFSLPEKELQSIRASYPDGNAPVAVQLSPTQQLVGKLIFIDNTADTQSGTIRMKAQFENDKRVMWPGTYVNISLVSRTLNDAVVIPAQSIVTGPTNKFVYLVNQDETVTMQPLVVVETTSGQAVVTGLKVGSRVVIEGMQNLRPGASIKEAKTKPANPAKEVAI is encoded by the coding sequence ATGCGCGTTTCCTATAAGTATTCTCTTATTTTTGCGGCCCTTGTGATCCTCGGATTGGCCGGTTATTTTGGCTTTGGAGGGAAGTTTGGCAAATCTGCTTCAATCAACGAACAAATCGCCCAAATAGTCAGAACCAGTCGGGCAGAGCAAAAAACTGTTCCGATTACCGTCTCTGCGAATGGCTACGTTACTGCTATTAATACCGTGGATGTGCGCCCACAGATTCAAAACGTGGTGCAGCAGGTGCATGTGCGGGAAGGTCAGGACGTAAAGGCGAATCAACTCTTATTTACGCTTGATGCACGGACAGATAATTCTGGCGTGGATAAGGCGAGGGCGCAGTTGGCAACCGACAAAGCCATGCTGGTCGATGCTGAAATGGCCTTGAAACGGAATCAGGAGTTACTCGCGCAAAAATTTGTTTCGCAAGCCGTGGTGGATAGCGCACAAAACAAGGTCAACTCATTACTTAGTGTCGTCGTAGCCGATCAGGCCGTCGTCCAGTCCAGCAGTATTGCGCTGAGTTTTAATAAAATTAATGCCAGCATTAGTGGTCGTATCGGCGCGATCAGTGTGCACCCAGGCAGTCTGGCGCAGCCAAGCGGGGTGCCAATGGTAACGATATCGCAACTCGATCCGATTGCAGTCAGTTTTTCGCTGCCGGAAAAAGAACTACAGTCGATACGCGCCAGTTATCCAGATGGAAATGCCCCTGTTGCTGTCCAATTGTCGCCTACGCAGCAATTAGTCGGAAAATTGATTTTTATCGACAATACTGCCGATACGCAAAGCGGCACTATTCGTATGAAGGCCCAGTTTGAGAATGACAAACGCGTGATGTGGCCCGGAACGTACGTAAATATCAGCCTGGTTTCCAGAACGCTTAACGATGCGGTGGTGATCCCGGCGCAGTCTATCGTGACCGGTCCTACTAATAAGTTCGTGTATCTGGTGAATCAGGACGAGACCGTGACGATGCAGCCCTTGGTAGTCGTGGAAACGACTAGCGGTCAAGCGGTCGTGACCGGGCTGAAAGTCGGTAGCCGCGTCGTGATTGAGGGAATGCAAAATCTGCGGCCGGGCGCTTCGATAAAAGAGGCCAAGACAAAACCAGCTAACCCTGCCAAGGAAGTTGCCATCTAA